In Zalophus californianus isolate mZalCal1 chromosome 17, mZalCal1.pri.v2, whole genome shotgun sequence, one DNA window encodes the following:
- the C17H16orf95 gene encoding uncharacterized protein C16orf95 homolog gives MVTTTAAAAATLSEPRRAPPGALGCPLAPEAPVVFPGPRTSGEGLQARCPRWGCAQALSVRASVSRALRGQPLWRPTASTRKDLLLPLSFGTKPQNESRRADLKSTFQTFGKEVCLIDHSMCPVPSTVHREPICCECQAKFGGCLPVPRVKAMLPYWVPLSLRPRKQIQKMVRFYIPKTSEACPCPCHRFGGRLPMPRDQAVMPYWVPQVLRPHKKVVKRQQRCKGVQGPDSLSRLEPPLDLRSWYNRWRICCDGRLLLKWQQLQALHQHEPLAPGRGVSPLAPLLPFSLLTLLQAVLRVVVAIRHLFWV, from the exons ATGGTCaccaccaccgccgccgccgccgcgacCCTGTCGGAGCCGCGGCGGGCACCTCCGGGGGCCCTCGGGTGTCCGTTGG CACCGGAGGCCCCTGTAGTGTTTCCCGGCCCGAGAACGTCGGGGGAGGGTCTTCAGGCCCGCTGCCCGCGCTGGGGCTGTGCTCAGGCCCTGTCCGTGCGGGCGTCCGTCAGCCGCGCTCTCCGGGGCCAGCCGCTCTGGAGGCCGACAGCCTCGACGCGGAAGGATCTGCTCCTGCCCCTGAGTTTTGGCACGAAGCCCCAGAATGAGTCTCGCCGGGCTGACCT GAAGAGCACATTTCAAACCTTTGGGAAAGAAGTGTGCCTCATAGATCATTCG ATGTGTCCCGTCCCCAGCACTGTTCATCGAGAGCCCATCTGCTGTGAGTGCCAGGCCAAATTCGGGGGCTGCCTGCCGGTGCCCAGGGTCAAGGCCATGTTGCCTTACTGGGTCCCTTTGTCCTTGAGACCCCGAAAGCAG ATCCAAAAGATGGTCCGGTTTTATATCCCCAAAACCTCCGAGGCATGCCCCTGCCCATGCCACCGCTTTGGGGGCCGCCTCCCGATGCCTAGGGATCAGGCCGTGATGCCCTACTGGGTGCCCCAGGTCCTGAGGCCTCACAAGAAG gtGGTGAAGAGGCAGCAGAGATGTAAAGGCGTCCAAG GGCCTGACTCGCTTTCTCGCCTAGAACCCCCTCTGGACTTGCGCTCCTGGTACAACCGCTGGCGGATCTGCTGTGACGGGCGCCTCCTCCTCAAGTGGCAGCAGCTCCAGGCCCTTCACCAGCACGAGCCActggccccagggaggggagTGAGCCCCCTGGCCCCCCTCCTGCCCTTCAGCCTCCTGACCCTCCTGCAGGCGGTCCTGAGGGTCGTGGTGGCCATTCG